ATTCAGCTCGCTGTTCCCTGCGCCAACAATCACGTGACAACCCTTCTCGGGGAAGTCTGTGATGCAGGGGTCGAACTTGAGATAGCCGTAATACTTCAGGGTCTGTGCCAGGCGGATAAACTGCAGCAAAGAAGACAAAACAGCCGAGTTTGGGGCAGGGGTGCTTGCAGGCCATCAACTGGGGGGGGACTCCCCCCCCTGTGCATGCACACGCCCCCCGCCCACCTCCTTCTTGGAAACTTTCTCCTGCAGGGATTTCAGCTGGCGGTGCTGCTCCTTGTTGGCCAAGATCCAGCCCCGCTCAATGTCTGCAACcgtctgagaaaaaaaaagacgaGAGTCTGCGTGGGGAAGCTGAGGACCAAGTTCTCCCCCCAGCCCCCTTGCCGGAACCGTCTTTCACCTGGGCGTACAGGAGGTTCAGCCCTACACGTTGCTCCATGACATCATCATCGTAGGCAGAGTCCCAGTAGCTGatgggaaggaagaaaggcaggcCATTGAATGGAGCCGTGCCAGTGATGGAGCCGGCCGTGAAAGGCTTCCTCAACCCCTGACCCCTAACCTGCCCCTGTCACCGCGGcatccccccccctcacctttTGCGCAGGAGAATCTTGTACTCTGGATTTTGAAGGCTGGTGACTGACACGTAAGGCAACTCAAACTCCTGCAGCTTCCGTATAACTGCGTAAAGAAGGCAGTTCAGTCCCTGAGACGCACACGCTCCCCAGGCCCCCTTGTGCCCCCTATTCTTTTGCACTGCCCCAGAGACTTCAGGCAAGAAAAATTTACTCACAGGAAAACGTCCCATCCTGGGATTCACGGACCAGGAAGAGGTGGAAGTAGCCAATCAGGTCCTCAGGCAAGTCCAGCTTCGAAGCCACAGCCTATAAACAAACGAAGGGAAGGGGGTTAGAACAGAGCACCCCCAACCCCCCtctggtccacagcctggggcGCAGGGGGGTGTCCTGCCTTCTCCAGCCGGTCCGCAGGGCTAAATAGGTTGGGgactgcagggttagaagaccgaCCTctgtgagctctctctctctctctctctctctctctctctctcgatgcCTTTGATGAGTCCACTTTGGACTCGACCCAaatgcaggaaagaaagcaaacacCCACCTCCAGGACATCCTCCGTCTGGTCCGAGGTGAGGATGTTGACCTTCACCTCCTGCCCGTTGGAAAGCAGGACTTCCAGCTGGACCTCCTCCGTAGGGATCTGCTGCGTCTCCTGTGGGGCAGAGGGAGGAGAGGGCTGTGAGGGGCTCTTTACCTTGCACAACCCcggcccttccccctccccccccctccgcaatACCTGTTGGGCAATACCTGTTGGGCTTTGCGCAAGAAGCTGTTGAAGATCTCGCTGCTTCCCAGCACGGGGTCCTGGCGCACTGCAGGGCGAAGCGTCAGGAGGGGCTCCGTCAGCCTGGCATCCAGCTGAGGCCTCCCTCCCCCTgtccctttgccccccccccccgcaacagcCACCACCGGGGCCTCACCAGCCTGCATGTACTTCTCCAGCTGCTCCCGCCGTTGCTCCACCTCCGCTGGGGTGAGGGTGAAGAtcttttttggaggaaaaggggGCACCACGTTGGCGCCATACTCCTTCCTCAGCTGTGGGGAGAACCACAGCGCTTAGCCTCCAAGCCTCACCCCCAGTGGGGCAAagacctccctccctccgctcACCTGGTGCTGCTATGCCTGAAGttggcctgccccccccccccaatggcgaGGAAGGGCCTGCCTGGGAGTCCTCCACAGGGGGACATCCGCCGCTgagcaccacccccaccaccccatgCCGCCGCCTGCCCTGGCCCCCCACGGCCCAGAACccccccctcagcctcacctgTTCATGCAGGCCCAGCAGCTGGCTGTAGCGCACCTGGCAGTGCAGCACCCCGTTCACATGGATGTTGTAGGcctgggagcggggggggggggaaggggagcggGGGATTAGCGCCGGCTTCTCAGGCAGGCTCTAGAACCGGAGTCGGTAAGGGGGGGGCGGAACGCACCGAGACCACCGCCCGCCCCCGCCGTAGCCAAGCCGGGATCAGCGAGTTTTTCGGGAGGAATAGGGGCGGTTTTCCTCCGGGGAACTAGCTTGCCCCCCCCGGATCAAAGAGGAGGCCACGAGTGTGGGAGCCCCCCCCGTCCCCCCACCTCCCCGTGGGAGGGGGCAGAAAAGAgcgcgcccccctccccgcggccgGTGGAGTCGGCGGGCGCTTCCCTGCTTCCTCCCTTCGAGGCACCGACCGCCTCCCCCACCTTGTGACGGGCGCCCCCTCCCGGAGGGTCTGTGGGGGGGAAGGGACCTCGGGCGGGGGGGTGGTCAACCAGGACGGGCTTTCCTGGGGAGGGCagggctggggggaggggaggggtctgGAAGGCGGCCTCGgccccccttccctctcttccgCCCCTTCTTTGATCCGGTCCCGACCGCGACCCACTGCCCCCTTCGGGCACCGCGAGGGGGGGCAGGCGAGCCCCCTCCGCTCCGGGAAGGGCGCCCCGCCCCCTCCCGGGCCAGCGAaggcccctccccctctcccGGAGGGCGGGGCTGTCGCGGCGCAGCCCCGGGAGcggccagggtgggtggggggcgcTGCGCCGGCCCCTCCGGACCGCCCGGGGAGGGCCCAATCCTGCTCCTGCCCATCCCGGCACCCACCACGTAGgcggagccgccgccgccactacTGCCGCCGTCCCCGGCGCGGGTCTCGGTCTCCGGGATGGAGAAGTGCATGGCCGAGCctggccccgccgccgcccccgccgccgccgccgccccttccGCTCCGCCGCTACCTCCCGGCCCGGCCGGAAGCCCCGATCCCGGGCGCCGCCGCCATCTTGCGAaccggagggaggggagggaggggaggggcggtGGGGGCGGGGCTGGCGAGCGAGGGCGGcacctttccctcccccttttgcgGAGGGAGGCCTTTCCCGCCCCCTCCGGGAGGGGCCAAGAGCTggagcggggcggggcggggcggggcgggaggTCTCCCCATAAGGGGGTGGGCGGCGGGGGTCGAGCAGCACccggcctcccctcccccccctcccagcatgAGTCGGTCTCGCCCCCCCGTCGCCCCAGCACCCCCCACCTCTccaaccccccccacccccatggctaAAGTAGCATCGCCGGCCGGGGGAGCGCTTCCTCGCCCAGGCCCGGCCGGGTCCCGATGGCCGCCGACTGCCGaccctcccgccccacccccgtccccccacccccacccccaccccccgccggGACTGAAAGAGCTCCGAGGGAGAGACTTTATTTCttcggggggaggggaggggagccccCCCCGTTCGCGGGCCAGCGAAGCCCTCCCGAGAAATCCGCCGCCCGGTCCAACCGAGCGCCCCGGGGGTGCCGGCCTCTCTTGGTGCCCCGACGGGAGAAGCCCGCCTGCCGGTCCGCCGGCGCGGCTCCGAGGGGGCTGCCTCGCCCTTCCGCCGCCGAGGGGGGGGTCGTCTGCCCGGCGTCGGGTCTTCCGGGGAGAGACGGGGTCTCGCCGGGTCCGAGCAAACTGTCCGacagatgggggaggggggcgaAGGAGAGGCGCccgcttctccctccccccctccgccctTCCCGTCTCCTCCCATTTTGGCCGGCAGGgggcgctgccgccgccgccgctgccagtCGGACCCGAGTGAAGCCAGGCGATGGCGGCGCCCCCCGGGAGCGGGAGCGGGAGCGGGAGCAGCAGCGCCGGGGCCGCCGCGGAGCCGGAGCCGGGGCGGGTCCGGGCAGGGGGCTCCGCCCTTGCCGCGGGGCCTGCCCGTCCGGCTCCCGGGGCTCCCGGTCCCTTGACGGAGCCTCGTTCCCGCgaggagaagctgcagctgcggaaggagaagaagcagcagaagaagaggaagcgcCGCGAGGCCGAGAAGGAGCaccggcaggaggaggaggaggaggagggggaggagggggaggaagagaaggaggagaaggcgaAGGCGaaggcggcggagaagggcggcggcggcggcgccccgACCGGCCCTGGCAATGCCCCGACGCCGCCAGGTCTGTGcggggccggccggccggcgggcgggcgggcgggcgggcgggctggaaggggaaggggaaggggaaggggggggtcggtccggcctctccttcctcccctctgacGGCGGCTTCCCTTCTCTCCCCGTGCAGGGCCGCCGGAGCCGCCGCCGGGCCCCGAGAGCAAGccctccggcggcggcggcggggcgggcAAGACGAAGGCCGAGCTGCGAGCGGAGCGCCGGGCCCGCCAGGAGGCCGAGCGGGCGCTGAAGCAGGGCCGGAAGGGCGAGCAGGGCCCGGCGGCCCCCGCCAAGCCGCGCCCGGCCCTGCCCGGCGAGGCCCAGCCAGGTAAGGAAGCGGCGGGCGCCCTCCTCCCGGGCCGGGGTTTCCCCtccgcccggcccggcccggcctctGAAGCCTCCCGCTCTTCTCCTCCCGCAGCGGTGAAGCGTCTCCCGGAGCACGTGCAGGTGGACGACCCGGCCGCCCAGAAGAAGCTGGCCAAGAAGCTGGAGCGgcagcaggtggggggggggcgcgacGCCGAGAAGGGCACTTCTGTAGGAagccggggggtggtggtggtggggggtgaGGCAAAGTAGagcctcccctcctttcccctggtcggggggggggggggaaggactggAAAGCCCTCTGCGGTGGGGTCCTCCCCCCCCATCTCGTTGGTTCCACAGACTTTGTAGGGAGATCTGCTGGCCTTGCATGCTCTTGTTTTTCCCAGCagggctctggtccttcctgttTCCAACCCTGAGTTTTGCCTGGTTGAAAACGGGAAGGCCCGGAGCCAAACTCCCTTGCCTCTTACAGTGTTACGCGCGACCTGCCAGGGAAGAGGCAGGCAGAACATCTCCTGGGGAGCCTCCGCACCCACCTGGGGGCCCTCCCAACCTTGCCCAGGTAGAGCAGGAGGGAGGCAGCCAGCCggttttcttctctccctgtttttttttttccaggggattAAACACAAATTTGTTATAGGAACAATCTCTGTAGTCTGCTTAGCTGTTCAGTTGGATTACTGCTGCCTGCCAGAAGGGCACAAGATATATGGCCATTTCCTGTTGGCTGGCATTCCACGATTTAGTATGGAGAATCTGCAGAAAAGCTAATTCCGCAAGTGCAGGCTCTAGAAGGAAGTGGTAACAGCAAACCGTTTCCCCAAACCTCTTACCTACCCCTTTATCAGTTTTGCAAAGGAGAAGTTCCTATTTTGCCCACATCCCATAATGGCTCACAAAAAAGTTtactgacttgatagcactgaATTGACATTCTTTTGATTTTAGCCTGCGGATTTGTTTTATGAGCTGAATCGGAAGTATACACTTTGGTAGGGACACTAGCGCTCTCAGACACGGGACTCCTCTCACGGGAGGCCGAGTCGCTGTCCTTCCGCCAGGTGGGAGATGCAGGGAAGAGACTTCCTCCTGACCAAGCCCTGCTCACTCTCCCCCCTTCTGCAGGTGCCCCTGAGGCCGGATTATGGGGCCAAAGTCAGCCTCTTCTCCCACTTACACCAGTACAGCCGCAAGGAGCTGCTGACTCAGCAGATGAGGTGGGTGTCAGGGTGTGCATGAGGTGTTGGTGTTGGAGCGAAGCTGATCTTCTGCTGGGGGCTTCGCCTGTGGGTGGATCTGTCCAGAGTTTCTCTTTCCGAAAGCTTAGGATGAGACACATATTCTGGCCATAGAGCTGTCAGGCTCTCCAGGGCCACTTCCTGCCAGTACAGGAAGTCCTTCCCTGCAGCCTTCTGGCCATTTGGTTTCTGCTGAAGGCTCCAACATCCGACGGGTCTCCTTGTCCAGAAGCAGAGTGCCTGCTGGGCCTGCTCTTGCTAGGGTGCCCGCTCCAGGCTATGAGAGGCAGGTGATGGAGCAACAGCAGATGAtgcagaagaggaagggaagTGGGTTTCTCCAGCCGACCACTTACCTTGCCTGCCCTTGCCCGGCACTGAGGGTACGTGGAAAGCCTTTGGAGCAGGCGGCTTGGGCTTAACCTCATCTCATGTGCAGCCGTTTTTGTTCGGATCATGTGGATGCAAGCGAGGTTAGGGCAGGCTCTCTGCTGACTGAATTTGGATTTGAATTAGTACTGGACAGGTGTGGGTGTGACTTGGGTGGGTTCTTGCTTTCTTCAGTGGGCTCTGGGGGATcagattccattttgttttagAACAGCAAGggttgtcctccccccccccccatcacccagGCTTCCTTTCGTAATAGTTTTTATGGACTTGGGAACTTCATTTCCTTCGCTGTTTGCCTTGCCTGGAGGGAGGTCTTTTTGCTTGGTTTTAGCCAAAGCGAATGCCCTGGCCCTGAGTGAATGGCGCCCCTCCCCAGCCCTCACAAGCTTTGGATGTGAAGGATGCCCGTTCCTGCTCTGGCAGCCACGCACAGCCCACGGGGGCTTTAAAGAGCGTAGGGGAAAAAGCGAAGGCCAGGAAAACATTGGGGGCAGCTTGTTCCAAAGGCTGGAAAGAGTCTTGGCTGTGGTTTGGCCTTGCAGGATGCCGTCTTTGCATTCTGTCTTCTTGCTAAGTTTCATGGGATGTGTAACAAGCCTCACCTTGAAGTTACAATCTTTTGTCTGCTCCCATTCCAAACATTTGGAAAACCAGATATTGGCTCAGATTGAAGCCAGGTCTCCAGACTCCTTCGACCTGATATGGGAACTGGGAGAGAGTCTTAGTGTAGTAGTCGTTGACGGAGGGAGTTACACCTGGAGGGTGATGATGTGAAGTGGTTGGAGAAACGCATCAGTGCAACTGTCTGCCTTTCACAGCATCCCTGCCTCTGTTATTCACCCTGCGGTGGTGCGGCTTGGGCTCCAGTATTCCCAGGGCATCATTAATGGCTCCAATGCGCGCTGCATTGCACTCCTCCGGGTCTTCAAACAGGTAGGGGTGGGGGCACGGGGGAGGGTCTTTGTCTCTCTCGGTGCCTACGTGCCTTCTCCATGGGCACCTTTTCCAGTGGGTCTCTGATTGCCCCCTGGAAAGATAACGGAGGTTCCGAGCACCCACAGCCTGACCCAGTTACAGCAGAGGGCCACTGAACTGCCCTGCCCTGTGGCTTTTGGAAAGGGTTTGGATGGTGGGCTGGACTTCCAAGGGTTCATGAGGCATAAAACGCAGGGGGGTGAGCTGAGGGTCAATCGTactctcagcctcacctcctctgtAGCCTCATGGTGAGCACCGAGTGCGGAGGCGGGGAGTCACGAGGCCTTCTGGAGCCAAGTGTAAGCAGCAGAAGGTGGAAGTGCAACTAAAAGCCACCCTCCACCTGCTGCTGGCCTGTTGTCCTCCGCAGGTAATCAGAGACTATGCCACCCCAGCAAACGAAGAACTCTCTCGGGACTTGGTGAACAAGCTGAAGCCTTATATCAGGTGACGAGGGGGTGCCCCCTTTGGAAGGGGCAGCAGGCCTGGAGCATTGGGGGCGAGCAGGCGGAGGTGCcagcagggccaggctgagcctgCGTTTTTCCTGCAGCTTCCTGAACCAGTGCCGGCCCCTCTCTGCCAGCATGGGCAACGCTATCAAGTTCCTCAAGAAGGAGATTTCCGCTTTGCCGGGCTCTATGCGTGAGGAGGAGGTGAGGCTGCGTTGAGAGGCTAGTCCTCCCTCCCACCTTGGATGGGAGCCCTTTGGGGCCGCGCTCCGCTAGGCTGTGCCCCTTTCGGTAACAAAGGGTTTAGGAGAGCCTTGTGCTCTCCAGAGGGCCAGCAGGGAAATCCCCAACCCTTCGGTGAGCCAAGCGTAGAGGTCGAAAGGTAGCCCTCTCCAGCCATGACCACTCCCTTCTGCTAACGACAGGCCAAAGGGGTCCTGCAGGAGACCATTGAAAAGTTTGAGCGGGAGAAGATTGTCCTGGCAGCGAAAGCCATCTCCAAGTTTGCCTTTGAGAAGATCAACAACGGAGATGTCATTCTGGTCTACGGCTGGTACAGAGGGGCAGCAGTGGGGCTGGTGGGGTCAGAGGGCTTGAGCTACATCAGTGGCAAGGGGGAAGCTGTGGGGCAGGGAACGGGGTGGCGGGGCAAGGAGCCATATAGCGCATGTCCTGGCCTGCACAAAGAGGAAACGCCAGAATGTTCAAGAACGTGTTTGGGGGGAGAGGGGAcctacccccccaccctgcagcccaGCAGCTGGAAGGGGTGCTGGGCAAATCCCATGTTAAAAAGGCCTcctgcctctccccaccccaaaacacAATTCAGGCGAGGTGCCCCTGGATAACCCCATGCGTGTCTCTGCTCCCCGACAGCTCCTCCTTGGTGAGCCGGACACTCTGCTACGCCCACGCCAAAGGCCGGGCCTTccgtgtggtggtggtggacagcCGGCCACGGCTGGAGGGTCGTGAGACGCTGCGCCGCTTGGTCAAGCAGGGAGTCCGCTGCAGCTACGTCCTCATCAACGCCATCTCTTACGTGCTGCCTGAGGTGCTGGGGCTGGGACTCTCGCAGCCAGGCCGAGCTGCTGCTCCTCCAGCGGCCTGGCTGGCCCCAGGCAGGGCTTGAGATCCCTGGGGGCTGGGTGGGAAAGTAGTCTGGGGACTGACCCTCTTCTCTCCCGGCTCCCGCAGGTCTCCAAGGTGCTGCTGGGCGCCCACGCCCTCTTGGCCAACGGCTCGGTCATGTCGCGGATGGGCACTTCCCAGATCGCCCTGCTTTCCAAGGCCCACAACGTGCCGGTGCTGGTCTGCTGTGAGACCTACAAGTTCTGTGAGCGGGTGCAGACAGATTCCTTTGTCTCCAATGAGCTCGGTAGGCAGGAGGGGGGCGTAGATGAATTGGCTTTCTTGGAGTGTTGCAAAATGCTCTAGTGTATCTCCAGGGGGTCTGCCAGTCGCACCCTGAAACTGGGGAGTCAGAGCGTCCGAGGCCAAGGAGGCCTTTTTCTGATTCTGCAGAATAAGGAAGCACACTGACGCAATTGCTCAAAACtatgtctctctctctaatcAAAGGAAAGATAGTCCTTCAAGGAGACTTTACATACGTATAGCTTGTTGCCTCATTTTAAATCCAGTAttaagacagtttctgttgcctcCAGATTTATTTGTCTTTATATGTTCCATGGTGTAGATAAGCAAGGCCAAAACTTAAATCAGTTCCTTCCTAAATGAATTGCTAGATTATATGTTGCCCTTTCCTtcctaaattatttttttaattaagaaaaaacaataagaacaatgcTAACATAAAATGTGTGTGCCTACGTACCGTCTTCCTTCCTAgattgtgtgtgttcagtcgtttagtcgtgtccgactcctcgtgaccccatggaccagagcacgccaggccctcctatcttccaccgcctcccggagttgtgtcaaattcatgttggttgcttcgatgacattgtccaaccatctcatcctcggtcgtccccttctcctcttgccttcacactttcccaacatcaaagtcttttccaaggagtcttctcttctcatgagatggccaaagtactggagcctcagcttcaggatctgtccttccagtgagcactcggggttgatttcctttagaattgataggtttgttctctttgcagtccagggaactctcaagagtctcctccagcaccacaattcaaaggcatcaattcttcggcagtctgctttctttatggtccagctctcacttccatacaacactacaggaaaaaccatagctttgactatgcagacttttgttggcaaggtgatgtctctgctttttaagatgctgtcaaggtttgtcattgctttcctcccaagaagcaggcgtcttttaatttcggggctgctgtctccatctgcagtgatcatggagcccaagaaagtaaaatctgtcactgcctccatatcttccccttctatttcccaggaggtgatgggaccagtggccatgatcttagtttttttgatgttgagtttcagaccgttttttgcactctcgtctttcaccctcattacaaggttctttagttcctcctcactttccgccatcagagtggtatcatctgcatatcggaggttgttgatatttcttcctgcaatcttaattccagcttgggcttcctccagtccagccttccgcatgatgtattctgcatataagttaaataagcagggtgacaatatacagccttgtcgtactcctttcccaattttgaaccaatcagttgttccatatccagttctaactgttgcttcctgtcccacatacaggtttctcaggagatggatcaggtggtcaggcactcccatttcttttaggacttgccatagtttgctgtggtccacacagtcaaaggcttttgcatagtcaatgaagcagaagtagatgtttttctggaactctctggctttctccataatccagcgcatgttggcaatttggtctcgagttcctctgccccttcggaatcccacttgtacttctgggagttctcggtccacatactgctgaagcctaccttgtatgattttgagcataaccttgctggcgtgtgagatgagtgcaattgtccggtagttggagcattctttggcactgcccttctttggtattgggatgtagactgatcatttccagtcctctggccactgttgagttttccaaacttgttgccatattgaatgtagcaccttaacagcatcatcctttaggattttaaatagttcgaatggaatgccatcacctccactggccttgttgttagcaggctttctaaggcccacttgacctcactctccaggatgtctggctcaaggtcagcaactatattgtctgggttgtccgggatatccaaaactttctgatataattcctctgtgtattcttgccacctcttcttgatgtcttctgcttctgtgaggtcccttccatttttgtcttttatcatgtccatctttgcacaaaattttcctctaatatctccaattttcctgaacagatctctggtttttccttttctgttattttcctctatttctttgcattgttcatttaagaaggccttcatAGATTAATTGCTGAATTACACATGATCCATAATATGCTAGAGAGTTACACTTAGGGTTATACAGGCATAGAagggccttttaaaaattgtgacatCATTGCGAAGCAAGAAACAAAGTTCAATT
The Pogona vitticeps strain Pit_001003342236 chromosome 1, PviZW2.1, whole genome shotgun sequence genome window above contains:
- the SNX17 gene encoding sorting nexin-17, with protein sequence MHFSIPETETRAGDGGSSGGGGSAYVAYNIHVNGVLHCQVRYSQLLGLHEQLRKEYGANVVPPFPPKKIFTLTPAEVEQRREQLEKYMQAVRQDPVLGSSEIFNSFLRKAQQETQQIPTEEVQLEVLLSNGQEVKVNILTSDQTEDVLEAVASKLDLPEDLIGYFHLFLVRESQDGTFSFIRKLQEFELPYVSVTSLQNPEYKILLRKSYWDSAYDDDVMEQRVGLNLLYAQTVADIERGWILANKEQHRQLKSLQEKVSKKEFIRLAQTLKYYGYLKFDPCITDFPEKGCHVIVGAGNSELNFQVKLPNDQIKEGSFKVTRMRCWRVTSSVPVHNGTSSGLNAGKPEVKLELAFEYLMSKDRLQWVTITSPQAIMLSICLQSMVDELMVKKSGGSIRKVFRRRNNGALQRPNSQQAAKSPPLLDSPDTSRETIAKVSSKLGSVSLRAISHSSSAADVGANDFHGNYAFEGIGDEDL
- the EIF2B4 gene encoding translation initiation factor eIF2B subunit delta yields the protein MAAPPGSGSGSGSSSAGAAAEPEPGRVRAGGSALAAGPARPAPGAPGPLTEPRSREEKLQLRKEKKQQKKRKRREAEKEHRQEEEEEEGEEGEEEKEEKAKAKAAEKGGGGGAPTGPGNAPTPPGPPEPPPGPESKPSGGGGGAGKTKAELRAERRARQEAERALKQGRKGEQGPAAPAKPRPALPGEAQPAVKRLPEHVQVDDPAAQKKLAKKLERQQVPLRPDYGAKVSLFSHLHQYSRKELLTQQMSIPASVIHPAVVRLGLQYSQGIINGSNARCIALLRVFKQVIRDYATPANEELSRDLVNKLKPYISFLNQCRPLSASMGNAIKFLKKEISALPGSMREEEAKGVLQETIEKFEREKIVLAAKAISKFAFEKINNGDVILVYGCSSLVSRTLCYAHAKGRAFRVVVVDSRPRLEGRETLRRLVKQGVRCSYVLINAISYVLPEVSKVLLGAHALLANGSVMSRMGTSQIALLSKAHNVPVLVCCETYKFCERVQTDSFVSNELDDPDDLIETHHGECPLAGWQESKWLRLLNLVYDVTPLELVDLVITDLGMIPCTSVPVVLRVKNVEQ